Within Dysgonomonas sp. HDW5A, the genomic segment AATTGCAGCAACAAGTGGCTTAACTCTGTTTTCATTACCTCCTAACAGAAGCTGCCCCGATGGTAAGGTGGCTTATATAAGCAACATGTATACATTACCCAACTACCGGGGAAAAAGTATTGCTTCACATATTTTTTCGTTAATTATGAACGAAGCTAAAGGTTTGGGTTATACTAAAGTGATACTGCATGCAACTGATTTAGGAAGACCAATTTATACTAAATTTGGGTTCGTGGATTCTAAAGATGAAATGATATATTATTTTAAAAACTGATTTGTATAATTACTTTCATCCTATTTAGAACAATGTTTTCTGATTTGTTCTTAAAAGCTTCATCTCTTTATCTGTGATAATATCATTTTCATGAGGGTATCCTAAAAGTTTAGGCGAGTTTTTGTCATGTAATCTCATGTTTCGGTATACTTTATCGTTATTGGTAGTTGCATAACAATAAATACAGCCATGAGGGCAGCTATCATAAGTGCCAATGTCTATACTTTCAATGCAATTACACATGAGCCGTTGATTTTTATCCTTCTTTGAAACAATCGGACAACCTATAATTTGCTCTATCATTTCTTTATCGATACAAGCACCATGTAAAATATCAAACTCGCTTAAATCAATATCTTCAGCACAAGTTTCAAGTTTGAGATGAGTTCCCGATACTGTTTGAGATAAAGATTTCATTATTTGCCTGATCTCATACTCGGACATCGGGCTTATATGAAATTTATTGAAGATGTTTTTTATGTGGGAATAATGGTCTATAAAGCTGATTATACATTTACCTGTGTAATCTTTTAACTGCGAAGCCATTTGAAAGAATGCTTCCTGATGAAATTCAATAGAGTGTTTCTCATTAATGAAAATAGGATCGTATCTCCAAACAATTTTATCAGGTCCTATTTTATCCGACAATTGCTTGAATATTTCTATACGCTTGGCAACCGGAGGCAATTTTGCTTCAATATCATTTTCATAAGGCGTTAGTGTAAATTGGAAATAGTATTTGTACTCCTTCAATTCGTCAAGCCTAGCAATCATCGGATATGGATTCTTCGACCAGAAGATCAAACAATCTATCACATGGGGGTTCAACAGTACTTTACTGAATCTGTTAGGATTACGGGGATTTTGTACAAGCACATACCCCTCAGCCAAACGATTAAAGAACCAATCGGAATATAAAGCAGGAATATCTGTACGT encodes:
- a CDS encoding GNAT family N-acetyltransferase, whose protein sequence is MIEYRKATPDDASLLAQTRVQFLNEVNSNSTGDDNEELFINNKIYFEKAFQDKSFVAWIAFDNNEIAATSGLTLFSLPPNRSCPDGKVAYISNMYTLPNYRGKSIASHIFSLIMNEAKGLGYTKVILHATDLGRPIYTKFGFVDSKDEMIYYFKN
- a CDS encoding DUF1848 domain-containing protein, which codes for MIVSVSRRTDIPALYSDWFFNRLAEGYVLVQNPRNPNRFSKVLLNPHVIDCLIFWSKNPYPMIARLDELKEYKYYFQFTLTPYENDIEAKLPPVAKRIEIFKQLSDKIGPDKIVWRYDPIFINEKHSIEFHQEAFFQMASQLKDYTGKCIISFIDHYSHIKNIFNKFHISPMSEYEIRQIMKSLSQTVSGTHLKLETCAEDIDLSEFDILHGACIDKEMIEQIIGCPIVSKKDKNQRLMCNCIESIDIGTYDSCPHGCIYCYATTNNDKVYRNMRLHDKNSPKLLGYPHENDIITDKEMKLLRTNQKTLF